From a region of the Athene noctua chromosome 14, bAthNoc1.hap1.1, whole genome shotgun sequence genome:
- the PLEKHG3 gene encoding pleckstrin homology domain-containing family G member 3, whose product MTLVPLGHLLLWEHGPRLLGRIARLWDPFCAPPVPGNAGMPVPACLQRPALSPVLEPSRAMEEPAGGGAEPWAEGLCNSNNNASLGGWPGARGGHPLAPFGSSGAEPSYLGRVVLEIVESERTYARDLRSIVEGYLGKIIDAEEPVLRPEQVSALFGNIEDIYELSSTLLQNLESCANDPVAVAVCFVTRSQEFAIYTQYCNNYPSSVAALAECMRSKPQARFLRECQDRLRHALPLGAYLLKPVQRILKYHLLLQEIAKHFEHKSGEDYEVVLEAIDTMTCVAWYINDMKRKHEHAIRQQEIQSLLLGWKGPDLTSYGELVLEGTFRVQRVRHERSVFLFDKTLLITKRRGDHYIYKSHIPCSSLMLIESTRDSLCFSLAHYKHGKQQHSLQAKSVEEKRVWTHHIKRLILENHHAIIPQKAKEAILEMDLFCPPRLPRCSPDRLKKSWSCQPLGDAAAEPRQGRRQSEPFQCRDRAETLPDRLHGPTGRRQSEPAKQILRQLSEQGLKHAGSDGALLDVGEPPQHPRAWAVAEGLTEEEEEEEEEEEEVALDKDCQEELSRAGDLPVEPQDEQVPARAPQTLGRAPTAECYPRHPGLGAPKTPSSAGTPAPVLPGGEGEPERAVEDLQGLSSEEEEEEEEEEAASSILPPSVLDQASVIAERFGGGGSFSRRSSLALEGPAGRPASRSGSALSLDGGPQLEAGEPGGSRSTIPSPEPLPGARRESVLSSRDRLLLDKIKSYYGHAEHRDASFSVRRRESLSFIPKGLVRSSVCRFNGLPRPPASPEPPAQPVPARPEAAPAEPRQENGLELPEPLLILEEDDLGARGEGPLAGPPPRLLLTPPHPGTKVYQLARQYSLRIKSRRAGARSTPVQPEEGDPCTSTPSTAVPQDGGLAVSSSPAASRSPSSPSAAEPFTWPDVRELRARFGAPRPPLVSRSRSAPEGPCRGGRPAEKERGSGRSRSAEAGGGPSTPGPAPARHSSDGALWVAAEAPLGAGQRVLVLERLPVPTEPPAYVQIRSPTTREKICLKAVVERCKAYQASEEYRRRCPEPPDTPEPPSPPRHGLVRDLRQKFQTLDATS is encoded by the exons ATGACGCTGGTCCCACTGGGGCACCTCCTCCTCTGGGAGCATGGCCCCCGACTCCTGGGGCGTATCGCCCGGCTCTGGG ACCCATTCTGTGCCCCACCGGTGCCGGGGAATGCCGGCATGCCGGTGCCCGCCTGCCTGCAGCGCCCTGCCCTGAGCCCGGTGCTGGAGCCCAGCCGTGCCATGGAGGAACCAGCCGGTGGTGGGGCCGAGCCATGGGCCGAGGGGCTGTGTAACAGCAACAACAACGCTTCTCTGGGGGGGTGGCCGGGTGCCCGTGGCGGGCACCCCCTGGCACCTTTTGGCAGCTCCGGAGCTGAGCCCAGCTACCTGGGGCGGGTGGTGCTGGAGATCGTGGAGTCAGAGCGCACCTACGCCCGTGACCTGCGCAGCATCGTGGAG GGTTACCTAGGCAAGATCATCGATGCGGAGGAGCCAGTGCTGCGGCCGGAGCAGGTCAGCGCGCTTTTCGGCAACATCGAGGACATCTACGAGCTCAGCAG CACCCTGCTGCAAAACCTGGAGAGCTGCGCCAATGACCCTGTGGCCGTGGCTGTCTGCTTCGTCACCCGG AGCCAGGAGTTTGCCATCTACACCCAGTACTGCAACAACTACCCCAG CTCGGTGGCGGCACTGGCCGAGTGCATGAGGAGCAAGCCGCAGGCTCGGTTCCTCCGCGAGTGCCAGGACCGGCTGCGACATGCGCTGCCCCTCGGCGCTTACCTGCTCAAGCCCGTCCAGAGGATCCTCAAGTACCACTTGCTGCTCCAG GAGATCGCCAAGCACTTTGAGCACAAGTCAGGTGAAGACTATGAGGTGGTGCTGGAGGCCATCGACACCATGACCTGTGTCGCCTGGTACATCAACGACATGAAGCGCAAGCATGAGCACGCCATCCGCCAGCAG GAGATCCAGtcgctgctgctgggctggaagGGGCCAGACCTGACCAGTTACGGGGAGCTGGTGCTGGAGGGCACCTTCCGGGTGCAGCGGGTGCGCCATGAACGCTCCGTCTTCCTCTTCGACAAGACCCTCCTCATCACCAAACGTCGTGGTGACCACTACATCTACAAGAGCCACATCccg TGCTCTTCGCTGATGCTGATCGAGAGCACGCGGGACTCGCTTTGCTTCAGCCTGGCTCACTACAAGCACGGCAAGCAGCAACACAGCCTGCAG GCCAAAAGCGTGGAGGAGAAGCGTGTGTGGACCCACCACATCAAGCGGCTCATCCTGGAGAACCACCACGCCATCATCCCCCAGAAG GCTAAAGAAGCCATCCTGGAGATGGATTTGTTCT GTCCCCCGCGCCTGCCCCGCTGCAGCCCCGACCGCCTGAAGAAGAGCTggtcctgccagcccctgggTGACGCCGCTGCCGAGCCGCGCCAGGGCCGCCGGCAGTCTG AGCCCTTCCAGTGCCGGGACCGCGCAGAGACACTGCCAGACCGGCTGCACGGGCCCACGGGGCGCAGGCAGTCAG AGCCCGCCAAGCAGATCCTGCGGCAGCTGAGTGAGCAAG GGCTCAAG CACGCTGGCAGCGATGGGGCTCTTCTGGATGTGGGggaacccccccagcaccccagagccTGGGCGGTGGCTGAGGGCctgacagaggaggaagaggaggaggaggaggaagaggaggaggtggctTTGGACAAGGACTGCCAGGAGGAGCTGTCCAGGGCCGGGGACCTACCGGTGGAACCCCAGGATGAGCAGGTACCCGCCCGGGCCCCCCAAACCCTGGGGAGGGCACCCACTGCAGAGTGCTATCCAAGGCACCCC gggctgggggcacccaAAACCCCATCCTCAGCGGGGACCCCGGCACCGGTGCTgcctggtggggagggggagccaGAACGTGCTGTGGAGGATTTGCAGGGGCtgagcagtgaggaggaggaagaggaggaggaggaagaagccgCCAGCAGCATCCTGCCACCCTCGGTGCTGGACCAGGCCAGCGTCATCGCTGAGCGGttcggcggcggcggcagcttcTCCCGCCGCAGCAGCCTGGCGCtggaggggccggcggggaggcCCGCTAGCCGCAGCGGCAGTGCCCTCAGCCTGGATGGTGGCCCCCAGCTCGAGGCTGGGGAGCCCGGGGGTTCCCGTAGCACCATCCCCTCACCCGAGCCCCTCCCTGGAGCCCGCCGGGAGTCAGTGCTCTCCAGCCGGGACCGCCTGCTCCTCGACAAGATCAAAAGCTACTACGGCCACGCCGAGCACCGGGATGCCAGCTTCAGCGTCCGCCGTCGCGAGAGCCTTTCCTTCATCCCCAAGGGGCTGGTGCGAAGCTCTGTCTGCCGCTTCAACGGTCTCCCCCGGCCCCCGGCGAGCCCCGAACCCCCTGCCCAGCCGGTGCCAGCAAGGCCCGAGGCAGCACCGGCAGAGCCACGCCAGGAAAATgggctggagctccccgagccGCTGCTTATCCTTGAGGAGGATGACCTGGGTGCCAGGGGTGAGGGGCCACTGGCCGGGCCACCACCGCGGCTGCTGctgacccccccgcaccccggcaCCAAGGTGTACCAGCTGGCACGGCAATACAGCCTCCGCATCAAGAGCCGCCGTGCTGGTGCCCGGAGCACCCCGGTCCAGCCAGAGGAAGGGGACCCATGTACCAGCACCCCCTCAACGGCTGTGCCACAAGATGGGGGGCTGGCGGTatcctcctccccagctgcctcccgcAGCCCCTCGAGCCCCAGCGCTGCCGAACCCTTCACCTGGCCCGACGTGCGGGAACTTCGTGCCCGTTTCGGTGCCCCACGGCCCCCGCTGGTGAGCCGCAGCCGCTCGGCGCCTGAAGGGCCGTGCCGGGGTGGCCGGCCAGCTGAGAAGGAGCGGGGCAGTGGCCGGAGCCGGAGCGCAGAGGCAGGCGGGGGGCCCAGCACCCCCGGGCCAGCACCGGCACGACACAGCAGCGATGGGGCGTTGTGGGTGGCAGCAGAGGCCCCCCTGGGCGCTGGGCAGCGGGTGCTAGTGCTGGAGCGGCTGCCGGTCCCCACCGAGCCCCCTGCTTATGTGCAGATCCGCTCACCCACCACCCGGGAGAAGATCTGCTTGAAGGCGGTGGTGGAGCGCTGCAAAGCCTACCAGGCCTCCGAGGAGTATCGGCGGCGCTGCCCTGAGCCCCCCGACACCCCTGAGCCCCCCTCACCCCCTCGCCACGGCCTCGTCAGGGACCTGCGGCAGAAATTTCAGACCCTTGATGCCACCAGCTAG